From the genome of Solanum lycopersicum chromosome 7, SLM_r2.1:
TATGCAGAAAATTGTAAAAGCATAAAACAATTGAAAGGAATTATAGAAACCTTGAGATCATCATAGCGTCCAGATGGAGGATTAGCAGCAGCAAGCACCGCTGTTCTTGAATTAAGGACTGTTGTAATTCCAGCCTTCGCAATGGAAATCGTTTGCTGTTCCATTGCTTCATGAATAGCCACTCTAGTAACCAGTAAGAAGCTCTTTAGAAATTCTCATGAGAAAAAATAGTACAAAAAGGGAAGGAGCTCTAACTATAATCTACCTATCTTCTGGCCTCATTTTGTCAAACTCATCAATGCAGACAACTCCTCCATCTGCCAAGACCATGGCTCCACCTTCTAGGTAAAACTCACGCTGATtgttaaaaagaaacttatcaATTTTTGATAAACTATAAAGAAACTCAtcatttgaaaatattgaaaatggaACATTTATCTGAAATGGCTTCTAGACTAAGGTAAATATAGAGACTTACAGAGCTATTATCCCTAATTACAGAAGCTGTGAGACCAGCAGCTGAAGATCCCTTGCCTGATGTGTATACAGCTACTGGGGCTGTTTTTTCCACAAATTTTAGAAACTACAcggtaaaataaaataattcagaCTCTCATTTGCATTGGAAATAGAAATAAGGATGAATAACAATAGAAAACCTTGCAAACCAAATGCCAAATTAAATTACTCATGCTTCAGCAAACAAAAAAGGCTCTCATGAAAATGGAATTTCATGTCAACAATGCCACCTTTAAACCAATGAGTTTAACTGACCTGTGATTTAGCAGTCGAGGGATCCCCCAAGAGCAATACGTTGATATCACCTCTTAATCTTACACCATCAGGCAAGAACTGCACAAATAGAGTTAGAgattaaccaaaaaataaacGAAGAACATTGACATTGAAGGAAATTTGGCATACCTTCCTTGACCCTCCAAATAAAAGACATGCGACAGCTTTCTTGACATCAACATGCCCAAATATTGAGGGAGCAACCATTGAGCATATCTTGTCATAAGCATTACTATCGGACGCAAATTTCAGGAATTCTTCTTTCTGCAAGAAGGAAGGTCATGAGAACTGATGCACAAGTGAATAATATCCATtcagattaaaaaaaacactaaaagtgaaaaaaaaaatgttgtccAAAGACTCCAAACAGGATTTTGGGCCGTGCTATTGAAAAGaggcaacaaaaataaataacgtTCAAATTTCTCTTGACCTTAAAGCTCTCAATCACCACATGTATTGATAGTTTAGAAATTACCTCATCTACTGTGAAGTTGGCTGGCCCTCGAGAATTGGCCTCATTTGTTTCTTCCAATCCAACAACTCTAATATAAGGCTGCCTAACAGCAACAGCTCCTTTGTGACTGCATCCCAGTTCAGTACATAGTAACCccgaagttaaaaaaaaaattgataaaaatgaagtgaCAAACACTACAAAATTGAATTCCTTTTAAAAGTTGGTGGACTCTTACGATGTTGATGAATTCGAAGCTTGAAAAATACTGTAGATTCCCATTATCGTAAGCCTTGTACCAGGCACTATAGTTTGAACAAGATGACGATCTATAGATAGAAGCATATTTCTTGGCAGCTCTCCAGTAGGAACATCCTATAATTACATcaacaaaaaacataaataaaatgagaatatgacataaagaaggctATACTGATTGCAGTTAAGCTTCTCTTCTGCAACTAAATGCTTCCTCACCTCAGGGTTCTCCTGCAACTTGAGTGTCTGCTGGTCAACATACTTACTTTTATCTGGAACCACTACCCATGGATCAATAGGACATGGGTCCTCCCCCACCTGCAAAAATTCCTACCATTAGAATATCACCtaataaacttcaaattaagAGTTCCCAGTTTCCATTTTATAAACCTGAGGAACATGATCACAGGAACGTGGTACAATAGCTCCTCCAAGCCCTGGACGACATGGGACAATCTTCACATTTTTGCAGTTCTTACATAGCAAGGTCACATAAGTTGCCTTCGCTTTAGTCTTTGATGCAGCAATAACAATCCCAGATACCTTGACCAGCTTTGATATACATTGTGCCTAAACAAAAAAAGGTTTAGAAATATGGGAATGAGTTTATCAATTAGAGAAAGTCTAAGATAATCAAGAAAAAGGCGAAGTTCAAACAGAAACTAACCCCAAGGGAACGCATTGACATTGAATCCTGCTCTGACCTCAAGAGTATTTGTACTTCACCAATCTCCGGCTCCTCCATTTCTCCACTTTCACTAGCTACCCTGGATTTCAAACTGGCAAGAACCTCAGCTGCTGCAGTTTCAAACTATAAACCCaggatacaaaaaaaaagtgtcaTTCAGTAGTTGATTTTTGAAATCCACATAAATCATATATCAACATATCATGTAATTTAAGACAATGATACACTGATCTTAACCATACTTTTCACATACAAAAAGTTTATTATTAGTTCAGCCACATACACTGAATTACTACACATGAATAACGAAGGCCAATATGTATCTAGAACAATTCCTCAATAGATGCCACAGTTTCACGAGCCATTCACCTATAACAAATGAATAGTATCGTTTGCATCATTTACAGCACTGCAGGTACCTATAGGAGGACATAGCTAGACATTTATTAGACCTTTCAATTATTGTAACTGTCATTCTTCACTTCacattttagaaataaataaagtaatatatctGCATCTAGAGGGGTGTTCTATTATGTCAAAGGGAACCCTTTCTCATGCCTCTATTCAAACAGTAATGTAGCCTTTCAGCAGTGAATATGGACAAACCCATTTGCAACCTAACTAATACCTAACAACAATGCCCCAAACCCAAATGCAACTATTTAATAACTCAAAATGCAAACATATGCAAATTCCACAAATGCATACATAAACATTTTTGAAAACCCAAATTAGTGAAAACTGCATCCAATTGTTAAGCATCGAGTAAATTACGCTTGACTATACATCAATCTGGCCATCATTAGTTGTCACGACAAACTTAATCCTATCCAAAATAAACTGCAAGTGCAAAAAGCTTCTAGTATGCACACAATCACAATATAACAAACCATTAAAAAAAACCATAAATCAGTAATTTTTTTACAACATCAACACAAGTCATATTCCAATATAAGCATTCATTTTCAACAAATCAAAATGTCATTACAATACAACAGTAAATAAATCCATTAAACTCTAAAGTTCATCAACCACAAATTCACAGCCATAAATCAACTCAGTCATAATCATTCAATTCAACAAATCCACATCTAATTACAACAAAACAGCAAATTATATCCATTAAACTCCCAAGTTCATCAGTCACATATTCAAAGTCATAAATTATAACCAttcattttcaacaaaaaaatacaaactaaaTCCATCAATTCTCAAGTTTATCAACTACAAATCTACATCCACATACTGCTAAACAACATGACAGAAATATAACTAGTGCATACCAAAGGAAGGTAATCAGCAGGGTTCTGTCGAAGGAGTTCAGGTAGGGTTTGGTCCCGTTCATAGGAAAGGAGATCAGAAAGGTTAATAATAAGGTAATTTTGGTTCTCGAGAAGAGCTTCTCTGTAAGGAAACACATTTGGCTGAGATTTATCAGGAAAGTTCCTGATGAACTCCTTGAACTTCCGTAGTATGACGTGGCGGCTCGCCCCTCCATTTTCAGCGTCTCCGGTGGCTCCGCCGCCGTGAGGAAACTGAGCTTGGTCGCTGTAGTATACTGCTCCTTCGTCCCATCCAGACATCTctcctttctctctctagaaatcTCTCGTTTTCTCTCACTAAAATTCCACTCTCTCTATGTTTGTTTGTGAGCTTTGGCTCTCTTTCTGGAGGAAGGGTTTAACAAAAGGAGAGGGTGATTTTGGCGGGAATCAGTTGGCGGGAAAACTATGCACGTGAGTAGCACGTGGCGGGGAAGTTAagatcttatttatttttaattttttcaaatacttgGTAATTTATTAGAGGcaatgtaattattattattattattattttgacaaTATCATGTTTCTTACTAAAACCTAacatattattgtaattttctatatacatctttaaaggaaataaaaaatgtgactatctatattaatttgtaaattttaaacAAGCGAATCGCAAACATTGTCAATCTCGAACGCGATTCCTATGTTTGTTAATTTGCCATCATAAACATTACTACTATTCAAAATGTCTCATTAAATTgtatttctaataaaaatacacaaaaacaaATTTTGGCAACATTTTTCCAGATGAAATTCATGTCCAAACGCCATATATTACTTTTCAAGTTCAAgcgctatttttttttttccaaatatcaCTCAATTCAGCAAATGGGGAGAAAAACCAACAAAGAAGtggcaaagaagaaaaagaaggaacTACTATGAGAATATACCAAAAATATGAAACTTCACCTTACACCAATAACAGGCCACATTATCATTTCAAGACCTTATGTACCTTCCCAACTATATGTTAAATTACATCACTTAGCACCTATTCTATTTGCAATCACACAGGGAGAGAGCTTAAAGAACCCTTAAATCGCTCTACGACCTCTTCCAATAATATACAACATCTATGCACTATACACAGGAATTGACATACAGCCACATTATCGTTGCAATAAACAGcctaattgcattttttgtaAATTACACTCAAATTAGTGTAAGCGCACTCAGTTGTCGAGCAGATATCCTTCCTGCTTCAAGAACCAAAGAGCCCCTTCTGCTGCATGCTCAGCTGCATCTTTCTTTTTCGCTTGAGCTTCTCCATAAGACTCTATAACTCTTGATGTTTCTTCAATCTCTACCAACACCCGGAAAGTAAACCTGAAGATTATTTGTAATAGTGATGAAGGGAACATACATAAACAGTTAAGAGAACATGTAAATTTCGCAGTTATTCGAGGCAAAACATAAATATGAGCAGGTGGGGGCACAACATACACTTACTTTCTTCACTCTTTCCCCCTTTCTCTCTATGACTCCATAGGCACTAAAATGTCAAGGATTTTAGGGTGCACACAGcacaaaaataatcaatattcaAGGATGGGGTTGGTGGTGTAAACATTTCTTGGTCAGATCATAAGAAAGCCTTATAGACAATATAGGGGTCCACCTCATGGACAACATTAAACCATATGACCAGCAaggatttttctttattcatagGTACCAAAAACTAAGGGTTGTTTGGTTGGGAACAAGTTATGGTTGACTAATTACTCCAGCATGAATATGTGATAACTTATCCAATTAGTATGTATAAATGGTGGGATGAATAATCTAATAATTGCCTAATAACTCCAATCGAACACATGATAAAATAGTTCTACATTTTATCTCTAGATTATTATACCTTATACCTCATACCAAACAACTTCTAAAAGTAACAACTGCAACTGCAAGTAAATTATCGAACAACCAAATGGTGCAAGAAATTAACCACATAAGCTCTGTCAAAAGAGACTTAAAGAAGAGGCAAAATGATTGCACGTCACTGCCATCTCAAGCATGGAGTGCTTAGTAAAAGTCCAAGTCCGTGACACTAGGCTTCATGTATTATATCAATGTAGTTTCCAGTTGTAAAGATGTGGCACTTGTGCCTAACTCAAACACAAAAGTTAGGTCATGAGGAGGATTTGCTAAGTCCATATAAGTAAACCACTAAACCATTCTACAGCCAATGTGGAACTCTAACATCCTCTCTGCGCCCATACCCAACTGAAGTGTGGACCAGAAGAGCAGCGATGGACCTAGCTCTGATAGTTAGTTATGACACTTGGGCTTAACCTAACCCCGAAAGCTAGCTCATAAGGGAGGATTGTCAAGTCCATATAAGTCCATATAAGCATACCATCCGTCTGTTACCCAACCAAAACCAATGTGGAACTCTAACACCCCCACCTCTTCACGCCGAGCCCCAACTGAAGCATGAACTGAGAGCCATAACACGGATGGACCTGGCTCTAATACCAACTAATCGAATCGAAGACATGTATTTCTTTCAAAgagaaaatcatataaatacatatatacttTGTGCTAACCAaggaagataaaaaataaaatcctatAGATCTGCTAACAATTCTGTAATACTTTGTCTGTTCAAATATTGGGCCACTTCATAAAACGCAATATTTTGCAGCTAAGTAACTGGTTAATTCAGTTTGTTTACTACTCCctctatttcaatttgtttgtcttactttcctttgtagtctattaaaaaaagaatgcatCTTTCCTAATTAGGCAACTATTCAGTTTCAACATCCCACCTGGCATGTTTAAGacaccacaaaattaaagacatTTAGAACATCATACATATATTTAGTTTAAGACCCCAATAATGAAAAGGACAGGGGACACTATTTAGTTTACTTGCATGATTGCAGGAATCTACTCAAAATCAATGAATGAAAATAGGAACCACTCTTCACTAGTTCTGTACTTACTCTTTCAAGTGACTTGGTCCTGTTTCCTTGCAACATTCAAATAAAGGAGGTTTCCAGCAGTTGGCAGCACAAATTTCATGCAAACGTGATTTTGCCGACTCAGTTTTTGAACCACCTGAAGTGTTTTGGAGTAAGAAATGATGACATGGATAAAAGAGCAGATATAGATATCCTTGTTTATTGATACCTGTAGCTTTTGCATCTTCCTTAGAGCCATTACTCATGGTGGTCTGGTCAGAATTGCATTGTACAGATGCCTCTGTGGACAACAACTTTCTCGTAGACttagacttgaaattgcaaCTTCTTGCAAGTTCCTCATTAATGGGGAATACTTTCAAGTCACAATCACTTTCAGATGTTTCATGCTTATCCAAGTCATCACAAATAGTAGTAAGAACACAGGGTGTTTCATCATATCCTATCAGTTTAGCTTCCATCTTAATAGCTGCTTTCAGCACTTGCTCCAGTGATTTAGACTTGGGCCTGTATCCTTGAGCCTGCACAATGGAAGACATTATGCAACTGCAAATAGCTATATAAAAGAAGTCAGATATGAGAGATGACAGAAACTAAAACAGCAATTACTGAAGAAACAATGATAAAACAGATGGGCACAGGAATAGTAAAGAAACATTGATTCTTGCCCTCTATAATAACAGCTGATCAGCACACAACCGTTGGGagaagtaaagaaaataaagcaGCTTGGATTTTAAGGTTAATGATCTAGCAAGGAGAGCAAGCAAAATCGTCCACCAGCCAGAAAGTATAAACCAAGAGTCACAAGCATCAACAGATTAAAAATGTCATGTAACTAACAGGTGTTGACTGGCCATTTTAGGGGGATTCAAGTTCTTGTTTTAAATCCATACAGACCAATTCGCAACTGCAACAAATCAATTGCTTTATCCGAATTTCTTCAAATgttgaaatcaataattttaagtAGTATTTCGCTGGATATACTTAAGAAAGCAATTAAAAAATGCTCGCAGGCACACTTCCCCAAAACTCTCTCTCTCCTACTTTCTAGGAGAGAGAGTACCCACCTTCCCCTCAGCTATCTCCTTCTGTGATAGCTTTCTCCCTTCCTTCACCTCAGTTACCTTCCACAGACATGTAGGGGAATAGGTTTTATTTCCACGTCTGTTTCAAGTCATTCGATATTACCAGATGGTCATCTGGCGAGGAAGTCTGGTTTGATTGGGTGGAGCATAGTAGAAATAAGATGAGAAGAATAACTCTCAGCAAAAAAGTGATGGAGTGGATCTGTTTTGTCCTGAAAAAAGCCTCAAACGACAACCAAGAATCTTGTGAGGAGATGGAGAATTAAGGACCAAATGGCAGAGTAGTTTAGTACATGGAAGTTTAATGCTCATGGAAAATCTTTTGTCTCTAAAAGGAGCAGATAGAGCAGTAGTTATACTGCCAGAAGCTTCTGATGCTGGTTGGAAAGGCATCACACTCAAGATAGGAAACTTTATTAGTTACTAACCACCAAGAACATTAAAAGCTCCTCACAGAATGGTTGATATTAACCACTCGTATGCCAAGGTTGTTGAGGACAGTAAATGGCAGTCATCTAACACTTACGTTCCAGAAATCAAAAGGCAGGAGGTTTCCACTACTGCTACAATTGAATATGTTAGAGGTTAGCTTGGAAGATGTAACACAGGAAACTTCTGCAATCTTGGCTCAGATAGGCACCGTCAACTTGGAAGAAAGTTATTGGGGTTTAATCTacaagatgatagacagtaCTTTCCTTTTGGATTCCCCAATAGGAATATGGCGGAGCTGACACTTCAAGGAGGATGGACCTGGAAGAGATCTTGGGTTCAGCTGGAATGGTGGAACCCTATACCTGGGTGCAAACAGGCAGCAAAGAAGAGCAAAACGACTTGGATCAGAGCGATTGGGCTACCTCTTCACTTATGGTCGAATGAAATTTTCCGACAAATTGGAGACCTTTGTGACTGGTTTGAAGAATCACCTTAAATGGGCTCGAGTAGAAGAAGAGGGGATGGTCAGAACATCCAAGTGAAGTAACTATCTCGAAAGAGGGTCTAAATTTCTTTATCCCTATTTGGTTGGAAAGAATCAAAAGAGCTTCGGTGCTGTTTCTAGCACCTGGAGACAAAAAACTCAATGGCACAAACAAAAATTTTGTCCAGTGGTCCTTAGAGCCTTGTGAGGTAATAGACTCTGTTGGACAGTTGACAGCTATTGACTAGAGGGGTCAGGGAATGGGAGTGgatatttcaaactttaaaccCCACATGGAGTCACATGAGgagcataataaattatttgggAGATACGCTGCACCGTTTAGGCATCTCGACAACAATATTGTATTGGGCCTGATCCAGCCCAATTTATTTACAACAATATTGTGGATGAGCCCGTTAATGAAAGAATAGACATGCTACTAATAGAACTCACGTCGAGCAAGCCCCTTTGAATCAGTTAGATAATCTATCTGGGACTTTGCAGATGGCGCCGATAGATGGCAAAGCTCAGCTAGAGAAATCGACGACAACATGCAAGTGTTATCTAGGGAAGAAGAAGGGAGTTTCAATGCTGAGGGGAAAGGAGACACGAAAGGGGAGAGAGTCCAATCAACGAACAACTTTTATCAATTATTGACCCGTCAATCAATGGGGATCTGTGAGAAGTAGAAGATGTATCTCCACTACAAGCAGAACAGACTGAAGCAGTTCTGGAAAAGGAGTCGGACACAACTGCCTGGATCAAACAAAATTTGCTAAAACTCAGTAAGATGttcaaaattgattttgaagCCCATGAGAAGGAAACTCTTGAATGTGAGGGGACTAAAGCTAAAATAGTTTCATGGAACGTGAGAGGACTGAATGATCATGGCAAGAAAAGAATCATCAAGAGACAACTTTTAGACTGTATTTGGTCGACAATTTGGAAAAGAGAAACAACAGGAGTTTTGAAAATTGGCAGAATAGCTTACAGAAGATCAAGATGGACTGCTTAgctcttttctatttttggtgTGAACAAGATATATTAACTAGGACAGAAGATATCTTTGATGTGCTAGTTATAGGTAACAGTTTAGACTAAGACTATTTTATTCTGTAAGTTGTAAAACTTTTGAAGGGGAACTACACTTTTGCTGTAGTATACCTGTGGATATATAGACTAAagttaccagtttcaaaaaaaagacGGTAAAGAAGACATAGTATGTTTGCAAGAAACAAAATTAGAAGGGAACTGTCAGGATCACATTAAATAGACCAGGGAGAGGAAGATGGACAAGGTTTGTTTTGACTAGGGAAAACCTCATGAAAAGGGGTATCCAACTAAGTCCCAGGTGTTTCCTGTGTGGAGAAGAGGCTGAAACAGTCAATCACCTCTTTCTTCACAgtaggatcactaatatttTCTGGAGCATTTTCATCGATTCGAAGGGCCTACTTTGGGCCATGCCAAGATTGTCCAGGCCCTGAAGATATGGAGTAGCTTTGCCTACATTTCTGGTCATAATGAAAGATGGAAGATCATCCCCACCTGTATCTGGTGGTCTGTGTGGAAAGAGAGTAACCTCAGATGCTTCCAGAACAAATGTAACAGCATccagaagatgaagatgaattgcttggttttctttcatttttggtgtaaacaggaGTACACGGAAGATCTAGAATCAGTAATGAATGCTTTAGGCACCTTGTAACTTTTGTTATTTAGGATTAAAGATCTTCCTGATACTCTCTTCTTATTTGTAATTAGTAAACCTGTAACAAGTTGTGGCAGGTTTGATTTTTTGGAATATAATACAAGACttccttctcaaaaaaaaaaaaaaaaaggatatgtAACTAGGGAGAAAATATTTATGGGGTTGCATAACTATCTTTATTTCATGCTTCGATCTATTTATATAAAGAATTTACAAGGATGGCATGACTAACTATATTTCATGCTTCGATCACTTGGTGggacattaaaaaaaattactggATTGTCTACCATCAACACTCCCCTAAAGTCAAGATGTGTATGCTGAGCTTGCTCATGGTATGTTCTACATTTGCACCTATATTCAGCATAATACAGCGACAACGCCCCTCCCTTTAAGACCTCAGAATTCTAGTTAGTCACTAAACCAATACCCAAATACCTAAAAATCAGAATCTCACTAAGAATCGACACAGCAACAAGGTTTCCTGAACAAACCAAGTGATTCAACTCATCAATGACTTGAAACATAATGACTTACTCAATACCTTTATCACAGATTCTGCACCCTGTTTTTCAGAAGTAAACCTTCAGGCTTCAATTTCACATGACACTTAACAACTCACCCTAAAgcttattttccttattttaaatgAGCATGAAGAATCAACCAGAAAGACAACCAAACTCATCAATTGTCAGCACCAGACTGTTATTTTCCTGAAAAGCAATATTTCAAGTATATACTGCATGCTACTGGAAACAAGCTACAGTTTATTCAgcatttcatttttcttaaaagtatAAACAAGCTGAACAGGTGAAACCCCTGCATTTAATTTGCTCAGATAACATACAGAAAGAGcttcaacaagaagaaaaaaacagagACAGTCAACTGTAAGTACCTGTTTTAGGATACTAACAGCAGAAATCAAGATGCACACAAAAACATAGAAGAGTGAAATGCATACCTTCAAGCTTGAGCATACTATTTGTGCAGCCATTCTTTGAGcagattttttattaatattgagAGCAGAAGCAGCTGCAGAAACATTCTCCCCATTTACCCTGGCCTCAACTAGAAAATTGCCATCTTTTTTTGACGGCAGGAACTTTAAATTCCAGCCAAAAGACTGACAAAGTTCATAGAGTTCCCTTGTCGGATTAAGTTGCAACCTGGTAAAGCTCATGACGGGCTTTAAGAAGGAGAGTATAATTTGCCAAGCACGGTTCAAGTCAAACCCTGTGTCAAGTAGGATTGCACCCATACAAGACTCCACCAAGTCACCGAGGGCCTGAACTAACCAGTAAACATGGGTGCAAAATGAAGGTTCATCTTTTTGATCAAGTAAAATTTTATCAGCAAAGAGCAAAAAAGTACCCGTATACAAGAAGTAAACCAAAAAGTAGAAAATCTCACAAAAAGATATGGTTACGAACGGAACCAATTTCTATACCCACAGGAACCTCGAGGGTGCACCAAATATCAATAAGGGAAGAGGGGCTATTCCTGAAATGTACAAAATCCTTCTCTAATTTGGTCACTATGAGGGTTCATCTTCTAGAGGTGATTGAACAATTTTCCTAACTGTTCAGGAGAGAAGCAACCAACAAAATAACACTTGTGTCTGATAAATTTTTCCCCATAAACAAGACTCTCTAACCCCTTAGGGATACTATGTGGATGCTACCAAGTGAGAAGAAAGGAGCCTCAACTTACAGAAATCCAAAAATTTTCCTCCAAAGAAAGGATTAGCCAAAGAAGAGGGGTTTATAAATTCCTTTTAGGAGAAGAAAGAATATCAATGATAAATGTGTTACcttcaaagaaaaagaaaaccccACTTATGGTAAGAAAACCAGGAAAAACATCTGAAATTCTCCCCCTTGAACAGatttttctaacaaaaatatTGATCTGGCTTCTTCACATTAATCTACAACAGGTTGAATGTCCATCTCCTCCACAAAAGCCATCGTTAAAGAATCATAAAGTTACATGTTTCCTTGTATATAATATTCTAGCTGATTTCAAGGGATTAAACATCTAGTCCCCTAAGTTAGCCGCTTCTTTATCTGTATTTAGATCATAGTATTCTTTGGATAATAGACAAGTAATTCTCCTAAACTACCTTTTTCAGTagcatggtatcagagcatcaTAGCTCTTGGGTCTGTTTTATGGAGTGTTGAATCTATGGTCTATAGAGCCTTCCAACGTGACTGTCAAACAAATGTTTGAGTACTTACATGACTTGCTATCCAGCTTATTAAGACCCAAATCCTTATACCTGAATTCTTTTGAAGGAACACTTCAATgtaatttcttatatttatttgatgaaGGGAAAATTTTCTATACTACATCTAAGTGCCAACGCAAAGTATTATCAACTCTGTTTAAGAAACTCAATCATCCATCAAATATAAGACTTCACGAATAAGTATGTTGAATACCTTCGGACAAGATGGCTCTTCACCCAGCCTTCTCGTAGAATCTGGTCTGCCAATGAAATTTACATATCTAGTAATTGACTCACGGAGGTCGCTAGAATCACAAAGTATATGACTGTGGAAGCTTTGACGTACTGCAACAACTGCAAAGGTATTGTTGTTTACAGAAATTGATCTCAGATCAGTCAACTGGCCAGGCTTCAGTTTTGGGTACACAGAGTACAGATAAGATGTGATCAAATAATCAAGGACAGCATCTCCAAGAAACTCCAATCTCtgttaaataaaatcaaatgttCAAAGAGAGAAGTTGCTGTAAGGTTAGTCCTAGCTCGCCTTACGCAACAACGATGAAGGTTTCAGAAAAAAGTAGGTTATTTAAGAAGAGCACTTTCATACCTGATAGCAACCCCCTCCATGCCTGTTATAAGATGGATGTATGAATGCCTGAATAAGCAAACCCTTATGGATAAAAGAATAACCTAATAAACGTTCAATGCCAAGAACATCTATTTCATCAGCAAGTGGCATAAAGACTTTGCTTGCAGAGCAGATACTTTTTAGTTGTGGTTCTTTGAAATCTGTATGGATACCAATCCATTTAAGAAATGCAATTGCTGCTTTGAAGCCACTGTCCACTACAAAAGCACCAACAAGGGCTTCAACTATATCAGCAATTGTTTTCTTACGCAGCCAGTGATGATATTTGCTACACCTAACTTCCGTCTTTACACCATCTGTTCCGCTACCACACAGACCATGTATGTTTTTTTCTGTTTGCTTGTTACAGGTTACAGGACACGGACGTCCTAATACATAGAAGTGGTCGGGTTCAAATGATTGATCACGTATATATGCCTGAGACACAGAAAAATGTAGAGATCCAAGCCA
Proteins encoded in this window:
- the LOC101256302 gene encoding DNA replication licensing factor MCM5, yielding MSGWDEGAVYYSDQAQFPHGGGATGDAENGGASRHVILRKFKEFIRNFPDKSQPNVFPYREALLENQNYLIINLSDLLSYERDQTLPELLRQNPADYLPLFETAAAEVLASLKSRVASESGEMEEPEIGEVQILLRSEQDSMSMRSLGAQCISKLVKVSGIVIAASKTKAKATYVTLLCKNCKNVKIVPCRPGLGGAIVPRSCDHVPQVGEDPCPIDPWVVVPDKSKYVDQQTLKLQENPEDVPTGELPRNMLLSIDRHLVQTIVPGTRLTIMGIYSIFQASNSSTSHKGAVAVRQPYIRVVGLEETNEANSRGPANFTVDEKEEFLKFASDSNAYDKICSMVAPSIFGHVDVKKAVACLLFGGSRKFLPDGVRLRGDINVLLLGDPSTAKSQFLKFVEKTAPVAVYTSGKGSSAAGLTASVIRDNSSREFYLEGGAMVLADGGVVCIDEFDKMRPEDRVAIHEAMEQQTISIAKAGITTVLNSRTAVLAAANPPSGRYDDLKTAQDNIDLQTTILSRFDLIFIVKDIRKYDQDKRIASHIVRVHASAEASRDDTKTSKEYNWLKRYIQYCKTNCHPRLSDSAASMLQESYVKIRQDMRRQSNETGEAAAIPITVRQLEAIVRLSEALARMRLSQVANEDHVSEAIRLFNTSTMDAARSGINQHINLTPEMANEIKQAETQIKRRMGIGSHISERRLVDELTRMGLNESIVRRALIIMHQRDEVEYKRERRVVVRKA